One window of Spirochaetota bacterium genomic DNA carries:
- a CDS encoding bacteriohemerythrin, with protein MIVIVWNDKFAINVEQVDEQHRTLFELTRALYDIVKTESAEKQTIEGALDALVDYTAYHFKSEEALMREIDYPRYESHKLEHDTLTAQALDFRTQLLDGKPVDTEEFLNFLFNWLTKHIMDKDKKIGAYIELQDLKVRETEG; from the coding sequence ATGATTGTAATCGTATGGAACGACAAATTCGCGATCAACGTCGAGCAGGTGGACGAACAGCACCGCACGCTCTTCGAGTTGACGAGGGCGCTTTATGACATTGTCAAGACGGAATCCGCGGAGAAACAGACGATCGAGGGCGCGCTCGACGCGCTCGTGGATTACACCGCGTACCATTTCAAGAGCGAAGAGGCTCTCATGCGCGAGATAGACTATCCCCGCTACGAATCCCACAAGCTGGAACACGACACGCTCACCGCCCAGGCGCTCGATTTCAGGACGCAGCTTCTGGACGGCAAGCCCGTGGATACCGAGGAATTCCTGAATTTTCTCTTCAACTGGCTCACGAAGCACATCATGGACAAAGACAAGAAGATCGGGGCGTACATCGAATTGCAGGATCTAAAGGTCAGGGAAACCGAAGGTTAG
- a CDS encoding NAD(P)-dependent oxidoreductase, which yields MDLANKTLLITGSSRGIGLAIALRAARDGANIVVVGKTAEPNPKLPGTVYDAVREIERAGGKAVAAICDIRYEDQVRAAVDAGVKAFGGIDIVVNNASAISLTRIGDTEMKRFDLMFAVNVRGTFMTTKIALPYLRKSANPHVLVLSPPLAMDGRWFQNNLAYTMSKYGMSMCVLGLARELADDSIAVNALWPRTAIATAAVQNLLGGDEMMRHSRTPEIVADAAWYVLTSPARETTGNFYIDDEVLMANGICDLTPYAVDPGAPLARDFFLHGEGDVENYCEDI from the coding sequence ATGGATCTCGCGAACAAGACGCTCCTCATCACCGGCAGCAGCAGGGGAATAGGACTCGCGATCGCGCTGCGTGCGGCACGGGACGGGGCCAACATCGTCGTGGTCGGGAAGACCGCCGAGCCCAACCCGAAGCTTCCCGGCACCGTGTACGACGCGGTCCGGGAGATCGAGCGGGCGGGCGGGAAGGCCGTGGCCGCTATCTGCGACATACGGTACGAGGACCAGGTACGGGCCGCGGTCGACGCGGGCGTGAAGGCGTTCGGCGGGATCGATATCGTGGTGAACAACGCGAGCGCGATCAGCCTTACGCGTATCGGCGACACCGAAATGAAGCGCTTCGACCTTATGTTTGCGGTGAACGTGCGGGGGACCTTCATGACCACGAAGATCGCGCTCCCGTATCTCCGGAAGAGCGCCAATCCGCACGTGCTGGTTCTCTCGCCGCCCCTTGCCATGGACGGCCGCTGGTTTCAAAACAATCTCGCCTACACCATGTCCAAGTACGGGATGTCGATGTGCGTGCTGGGGCTGGCGCGGGAGCTCGCGGACGACAGTATTGCGGTCAACGCGCTCTGGCCGCGCACCGCGATCGCGACGGCGGCCGTGCAGAACCTCTTGGGCGGCGACGAGATGATGCGCCATTCCCGCACACCGGAAATCGTGGCGGACGCGGCATGGTACGTCCTCACCTCCCCTGCGCGGGAGACGACCGGTAACTTCTACATAGACGACGAGGTGCTCATGGCGAACGGTATCTGCGACCTCACGCCGTATGCGGTCGACCCTGGCGCGCCGCTCGCGCGGGACTTCTTCCTTCACGGGGAGGGGGACGTAGAAAACTACTGTGAGGATATCTGA